One segment of Alligator mississippiensis isolate rAllMis1 chromosome 13, rAllMis1, whole genome shotgun sequence DNA contains the following:
- the ARPC1A gene encoding actin-related protein 2/3 complex subunit 1A, with the protein MSLHQFLLEPITCHAWNRDRTQIAISPNNHEVHIYKKSGNQWVKAHELKEHNGHITGIDWAPKSDRIVTCGADRNAYVWSQKDGVWKPTLVILRINRAATFVKWSPLENKFAVGSGARLISVCYFESENDWWVSKHIKKPIRSTVLSLDWHPNNVLLAAGSCDFKCRVFSAYIKEVDEKPASTPWGSKMPFGQLMSEFGGAGSGGWVHSVSFSASGNRLAWVSHDSTVSVADASKNMMVSQLKTEFLPLLSVSFVSENSVVAAGHDCCPMLFNCDERGSLTFISKLDIPKQSIQRNISAMERFRNMDKRATTEDRNTTLETLHQNSITQVSIYEVDKRDCRKFCTTGIDGAMTIWDFKTLESSIQGLRIM; encoded by the exons ATGTCCCTACATCAATTTTTACTAGAACCAATAACCTGCCATGCCTGGAACCGAGATCGTACTC AGATTGCCATTAGCCCTAATAACCATGAAGTTCACATCTATAAGAAGAGTGGAAATCAGTGGGTGAAGGCTCACGAGCTGAAGGAACACAATGGGCACATTACAG GTATTGACTGGGCGCCCAAGAGTGATCGCATTGTAACTTGCGGTGCAGATCGTAATGCCTATGTCTGGAGTCAAAAAGATGGTGTGTGGAAGCCAACCCTGGTGATTCTGAGAATTAATCGCGCAGCCACCTTTGTGAAGTGGTCTCCTCTGGAGAATAAATTTGCTGTAGGAAGTGGAGCTCGTCTTATATCAGTGTGCTACTTTGAATCTGAGAATGACTG GTGGGTGAGCAAACATATTAAAAAACCCATTCGCTCCACTGTACTTAGCCTGGACTGGCACCCCAATAATGTTTTGCTAGCTGCTGGATCCTGTGACTTCAAATGCAG AGTGTTTTCTGCTTACATTAAGGAAGTGGATGAAAAGCCAGCCAGCACACCATGGGGCTCCAAGATGCCCTTTGGTCAGCTAATGTCAGAGTTTGGTGGTGCTGGAAGTGGTGGATGGGTGCACAGTGTCAGCTTTTCTGCCAGTGGTAACCGCCTCGCCTGGGTCAGCCATGATAGTACTGTTTCAGTTGCTGATGCATCAAAAAACATGAT GGTTTCACAGCTGAAAACAGAGTTCCTCCCACTCCTGAGCGTATCATTTGTCTCTGAGAACAGCGTGGTGGCAGCT GGTCATGATTGCTGCCCTATGCTCTTTAACTGTGATGAACGTGGTTCCCTGACCTTCATTTCCAAACTAGACATTCCAAAACAGAGCATCCAACGCAATATTTCTGCTATGGAACGTTTCCGAAACATGGACAAGAGAGCCACTACAGAGGATCGCAACACTACTTTGGAGACGCTGCACCAAAACAGCATTAC CCAAGTGTCTATTTATGAGGTAGACAAACGAGATTGTCGCAAGTTCTGCACCACTGGCATTGATGGAGCAATGACCATCTGGGACTTCAAG ACCTTAGAGTCCTCTATCCAAGGTCTACGAATCATGTAA